The proteins below come from a single Nostoc sp. KVJ3 genomic window:
- a CDS encoding murein transglycosylase A, giving the protein MKKILAELGKFSKFIAISLPVVLSVFLVRMQSLAHQELVAPECRVKKWDIPVSLTAEKQKVPLIQRLPVTCCQDDTSCLDEVLYGEISDKKALLSAIAHSLQYLQTTNSAAAYQNYQVAGITRDRVFKSLQRFRELLLTTNSATELHQAIEREFVLYQSVGKDTKGSVLFTAYYEPLYAASRVPTSEYRYPVYRLPPDLNSWSKPHPTRLELEGADGLQGAKGKLRGLELFWFRDRLEPYLAQIEGSARLQLPDGTQTAIGYAGNNAYNYTSLGRQLVNDGKLPLEGITLPIILDYFQKHPQELNIYIPRDRSFVFFQENHGEPAQGSINVPLTAERSIATDKSLMPPGALALIRASIPFANPTGKMEERIVSRYVLDQDTGGAIKGAGRVDYFLGTGKLPGDRAGITVSNGQLFYLLLKSKN; this is encoded by the coding sequence ATGAAAAAGATACTTGCTGAGTTAGGAAAGTTTAGTAAATTTATCGCCATTAGCTTACCTGTAGTTTTGTCGGTTTTCCTGGTGCGGATGCAATCTTTGGCGCATCAGGAACTCGTCGCGCCAGAATGTCGCGTGAAAAAGTGGGATATACCGGTTTCCTTAACTGCTGAAAAGCAAAAAGTACCATTAATCCAGAGACTACCAGTTACTTGTTGTCAAGATGATACCTCTTGTTTAGATGAAGTTCTTTATGGAGAAATATCAGATAAAAAGGCGTTGTTGAGTGCGATCGCTCACAGTCTCCAATATCTGCAAACAACTAATAGTGCGGCTGCTTATCAAAACTACCAGGTGGCTGGGATTACCCGCGATCGCGTCTTCAAAAGCTTGCAAAGATTCCGCGAACTCTTACTAACAACCAATTCTGCAACAGAATTACATCAAGCCATCGAGCGAGAATTTGTTCTTTACCAGTCAGTCGGTAAAGATACCAAAGGTTCCGTTTTATTCACCGCCTATTATGAACCCCTTTATGCAGCCAGTCGCGTTCCCACATCAGAATATCGTTATCCTGTCTATCGATTACCTCCTGATTTAAACTCCTGGTCTAAACCTCATCCTACCCGCCTAGAATTAGAAGGAGCGGATGGATTACAAGGCGCAAAAGGGAAATTACGAGGATTAGAGTTGTTTTGGTTCCGCGATCGCCTCGAACCATATCTAGCTCAAATTGAAGGTTCCGCGCGACTTCAGCTTCCCGATGGAACTCAGACAGCGATCGGCTATGCTGGTAATAATGCTTATAACTACACAAGTCTGGGCCGACAATTAGTAAATGATGGCAAATTACCACTAGAAGGTATAACTCTGCCAATTATTCTCGACTATTTTCAAAAGCATCCCCAAGAATTAAATATTTATATTCCGCGCGATCGCAGTTTTGTTTTTTTTCAAGAAAACCACGGCGAACCAGCCCAAGGTTCGATCAACGTACCATTAACAGCAGAGCGTTCCATCGCTACAGATAAATCTCTCATGCCTCCTGGTGCTTTAGCGTTGATTCGCGCTTCTATTCCCTTTGCTAATCCTACCGGAAAAATGGAGGAGCGCATCGTTAGCCGCTATGTTCTTGACCAAGATACCGGCGGTGCAATTAAAGGTGCAGGTAGGGTAGATTATTTTTTAGGTACTGGAAAATTACCAGGCGATCGCGCTGGTATCACAGTCAGCAATGGACAATTATTTTATTTATTACTCAAGTCCAAGAATTAA
- a CDS encoding beta strand repeat-containing protein has translation MADSLLNLSSLDGKNGFTLNGNVSDSAGNSVSSAGDVNGDGIADVIIGASGIGKSYVVFGSTSGFSTSLDLSSLDGSNGFAINGSASDSSGTSVSNAGDINGDGIADLIIGAPGAALGAGKSYVVFGSSSGLAANLDLSSLDGSNGFVINGINGRNSDGISDSSGTSVSNAGDINGDGIDDLIIGAPSALSNAGQSYVVFGSTNGFSPNFDLSSLNGSNGFAISGNGTDSSGNSVSSAGDVNGDGISDLIIGAQGTGKSYVVFGSTTAFSANFDLSSLNGSNGFVINGNASDFFGASVSNAGDVNGDGIDDLIIGAYNAASGAGQSYVVFGTTNGFDAINNLSDLGSNGFVINGINGTDVSGYSVSSAGDFNDDGIDDLIIGAPFALSGAGQSYLIYGSSNGFSASLDLSNLDPSQGFAINGINATDSSAISVSAAGDINNDGADDLLVGAPGASGGAGQSYVVFGTPKPKPQLQPQVIFNLSSLDGKNGFTLNGNVSDSVGNSVSSAGDVNGDGIADLIIGASGTGKSYVVFGSTSGFSTSLDLSSLDGSNGFAINGSASDSSGTSVSNAGDINGDGIADLIIGAPGAALGAGKSYVVFGSSSGLAANLDLSSLDGSNGFVINGINGRNSDGISDSSGTSVSNAGDINGDGIDDLIIGAPSALSNAGQSYVVFGSTNGFSPNFDLSSLNGSNGFAISGNGTDSSGNSVSSAGDVNGDGISDLIIGAQGTGKSYVVFGSTSGFDASLDLSSLNGSNGFAINGNATDLLGASVSSAGDVNGDKIDDLIIGAYNAASGAGSSYVVFGSTNGFNASLDLSSLDGSNGFAIKGINGTDVSGYSVSSAGDFNDDGIDDLIIGAPFAGSNAGQSYLVFGRKNGFGASLDLSNLDPSQGFAINGINANDVSGISVSGAGDINGDGADDLIIGASGASAGAGQSYILFGTPQTQPPEPPEPPQLINSANDVFNIKGGNDKVTLKVSITGSNSGLVNELGVYTVDDATGKIDGIAPGEAGYAGKALERGEVILSAIANQPNGFSNSSLDSLLEFSPDTDLRFYLVKNSTTENVLNNVTPITDVLFSNSSNQKITSLDNNAFSLAWKDSSGNSSNDFQNLVVKIQSTNDPLPLGTSLQGKPQKELIDLRDVKQQVTANFVVNREASFNDFVGFYKVADENGGIDTNGDGKGDILVGQAGYTQAALRQRVAGIDLTANNQGTASYTGTFEPGSIFAPFIIINGRPDAVLDNNPNNDPAVYFPYLGANSDKVDHIRLLGNNTFGFEDLAKGGDKDFNDVIVRVNLSVG, from the coding sequence ATGGCTGATTCATTATTGAACCTCTCATCCCTTGATGGGAAAAATGGCTTTACCCTCAACGGCAACGTTAGTGACTCAGCAGGCAACTCAGTTAGTAGCGCTGGGGACGTTAACGGCGACGGCATTGCCGACGTAATTATTGGAGCATCAGGTATAGGAAAGAGCTACGTAGTATTTGGTAGCACTAGCGGCTTTAGTACCAGCCTCGACCTCTCATCCCTGGATGGCAGCAATGGCTTTGCGATTAACGGCAGTGCCAGTGACTCATCAGGCACCTCAGTCAGTAATGCTGGGGACATTAACGGTGACGGCATCGCTGACCTAATTATTGGCGCACCAGGTGCAGCTTTGGGTGCAGGAAAGAGTTACGTAGTATTTGGCAGTAGTAGCGGTTTAGCTGCCAACCTCGACCTCTCATCCTTGGATGGTAGCAACGGCTTTGTCATCAACGGCATTAACGGACGCAACTCAGATGGCATCTCCGACTCATCAGGCACATCAGTTAGTAATGCTGGGGACATTAACGGCGACGGCATCGACGATTTAATTATTGGCGCACCCAGTGCCTTATCTAATGCTGGACAGAGCTACGTAGTATTTGGTAGCACTAACGGCTTTAGTCCCAACTTCGACCTATCTAGTCTCAACGGCAGTAATGGCTTTGCCATCAGCGGCAATGGCACCGACTCATCAGGCAACTCAGTTAGCAGCGCTGGGGATGTTAACGGCGATGGCATCAGCGACCTAATTATTGGCGCACAGGGGACTGGAAAGAGCTACGTGGTCTTTGGCAGCACTACTGCCTTTAGTGCTAACTTCGACCTGTCTAGTCTTAATGGCAGCAACGGTTTTGTCATTAATGGCAATGCCAGTGACTTTTTTGGTGCCTCAGTCAGTAATGCTGGAGACGTTAACGGCGATGGCATCGACGATTTAATCATTGGTGCATACAATGCCGCTTCTGGTGCAGGGCAGAGCTATGTTGTGTTTGGTACTACGAATGGTTTTGATGCCATTAATAACCTCTCAGACCTCGGTAGCAACGGCTTTGTCATCAATGGCATTAATGGTACTGATGTTTCCGGTTACTCAGTGAGCAGTGCTGGAGACTTTAACGATGACGGCATTGACGACCTAATTATCGGCGCACCTTTTGCCTTATCTGGTGCAGGTCAGAGCTACCTAATCTATGGCAGCAGTAACGGCTTTAGTGCCAGCCTCGACCTCTCCAACCTTGACCCCAGCCAGGGTTTTGCCATCAACGGTATTAATGCTACTGATTCCTCAGCGATTTCAGTCAGTGCTGCTGGGGATATCAACAATGATGGTGCTGACGATTTGCTTGTGGGCGCACCAGGTGCTTCTGGTGGTGCTGGACAAAGTTACGTGGTTTTTGGTACTCCTAAACCAAAGCCACAACTGCAACCACAAGTCATATTCAACCTCTCATCCCTTGATGGGAAAAATGGCTTTACCCTCAACGGCAACGTTAGTGACTCAGTAGGCAACTCAGTTAGTAGCGCTGGGGACGTTAACGGCGACGGCATTGCCGACCTAATTATTGGAGCATCAGGTACAGGAAAGAGCTACGTAGTATTTGGTAGCACTAGCGGCTTTAGTACCAGCCTCGACCTCTCATCCCTGGATGGCAGCAATGGCTTTGCGATTAACGGCAGTGCCAGTGACTCATCAGGCACCTCAGTCAGTAATGCTGGGGACATTAACGGTGACGGCATCGCTGACCTAATTATTGGCGCACCAGGTGCAGCTTTGGGTGCAGGAAAGAGTTACGTAGTATTTGGCAGTAGTAGCGGTTTAGCTGCCAACCTCGACCTCTCATCCTTGGATGGTAGCAACGGCTTTGTCATCAACGGCATTAACGGACGCAACTCAGATGGCATCTCCGACTCATCAGGCACATCAGTTAGTAATGCTGGGGACATTAACGGCGACGGCATCGACGATTTAATTATTGGCGCACCCAGTGCCTTATCTAATGCTGGACAGAGCTACGTAGTATTTGGTAGCACTAACGGCTTTAGTCCCAACTTCGACCTATCTAGTCTCAACGGCAGTAATGGCTTTGCCATCAGCGGCAATGGCACCGACTCATCAGGCAACTCAGTTAGTAGCGCTGGGGACGTTAACGGCGACGGCATCAGCGACCTAATTATTGGCGCACAGGGGACTGGAAAGAGCTATGTAGTATTTGGCAGTACTAGCGGCTTTGATGCTAGTCTTGACCTGTCTAGCCTCAATGGTAGTAATGGCTTTGCCATTAATGGTAATGCGACTGACTTGTTAGGAGCCTCAGTTAGCAGTGCTGGAGATGTTAACGGCGACAAAATTGACGACCTGATAATTGGCGCATACAATGCCGCTTCTGGTGCCGGAAGTAGCTATGTGGTGTTTGGTAGCACTAACGGTTTTAATGCCAGCCTTGACCTATCAAGCCTAGATGGTAGTAATGGCTTTGCCATCAAAGGCATTAATGGTACTGATGTTTCCGGTTACTCAGTGAGCAGTGCTGGAGACTTTAACGATGACGGCATTGATGACCTGATTATCGGCGCACCTTTTGCCGGTTCTAATGCTGGGCAAAGCTATTTGGTGTTTGGTCGCAAGAACGGCTTTGGTGCTAGCCTCGACCTCTCCAACCTTGACCCCAGCCAAGGCTTTGCTATCAACGGCATTAATGCTAATGATGTCTCAGGGATATCAGTTAGTGGTGCTGGAGATATCAACGGTGATGGTGCTGATGACCTGATTATTGGCGCATCTGGTGCTTCTGCTGGCGCTGGGCAAAGCTATATACTCTTTGGTACTCCACAAACACAACCACCAGAACCACCAGAACCTCCACAACTGATAAACAGTGCTAATGATGTCTTTAATATCAAAGGTGGCAATGATAAGGTAACACTCAAAGTCTCCATCACGGGTAGTAATTCTGGGCTGGTGAATGAATTAGGTGTATATACTGTTGATGATGCTACAGGCAAAATTGATGGGATTGCTCCAGGCGAAGCAGGTTATGCTGGCAAAGCTCTAGAACGAGGAGAGGTGATTCTCTCAGCTATTGCTAATCAACCCAATGGGTTCAGCAACAGTTCTCTTGATAGTTTATTAGAATTCTCGCCTGATACTGACCTGAGATTTTATTTAGTCAAAAACAGTACAACGGAAAATGTGCTAAATAATGTCACACCAATCACTGATGTGCTGTTTTCTAACTCGTCAAACCAAAAGATTACAAGCTTAGATAACAATGCATTCTCCTTAGCGTGGAAAGATAGTTCTGGTAATAGCAGTAATGACTTCCAGAATTTGGTAGTAAAAATTCAGTCTACAAATGACCCATTACCTTTGGGTACAAGTCTACAAGGTAAGCCACAAAAAGAATTGATTGACTTAAGAGATGTTAAACAACAAGTGACGGCTAATTTTGTTGTTAACCGAGAAGCTTCATTCAATGATTTCGTCGGATTCTATAAAGTAGCTGATGAAAATGGTGGTATTGATACCAATGGCGATGGTAAGGGAGATATTCTTGTTGGTCAAGCTGGTTATACTCAAGCTGCACTGCGTCAGCGCGTTGCAGGAATTGACCTAACGGCGAATAACCAAGGTACAGCAAGTTATACTGGCACTTTTGAGCCTGGTTCGATCTTTGCACCATTTATTATCATCAATGGCAGACCAGATGCTGTTTTAGATAACAATCCGAATAACGATCCAGCCGTTTACTTCCCATACTTGGGTGCGAATAGTGATAAGGTAGATCATATCCGTTTGTTAGGAAATAACACCTTTGGCTTTGAGGATTTAGCTAAGGGAGGTGACAAGGATTTTAACGATGTTATTGTGCGAGTTAATTTGAGTGTTGGCTAG
- a CDS encoding DUF3134 domain-containing protein, with product MPISPLREEPRNQRAPVIRTSNEFILLEWLKSTGRLIEREHQESEYLNEVEEISEMIDLDDIPYDHDDDDADMDIEA from the coding sequence ATGCCTATCAGTCCTTTGCGTGAAGAACCTCGTAACCAACGAGCGCCTGTAATTCGTACAAGTAATGAATTTATTCTTTTGGAATGGTTAAAGTCAACTGGTCGGCTAATCGAGCGTGAACATCAAGAATCTGAGTATTTAAATGAAGTAGAAGAAATTTCAGAAATGATCGATCTTGATGATATCCCTTACGATCATGATGATGATGATGCTGATATGGATATAGAAGCGTAA
- a CDS encoding substrate-binding domain-containing protein, with the protein MVLSRQSKKLTSSISVLAITVSLVAAQSATQKSLAQFATSPASAGVTLINGAGASSLNTLFVGTGFTTSGAPNPCPFGPIGSWFNVFGVANPPSLNTDNPSGCAAGTYGPAFTNYTFRYASVGSGAGVAAFFTPPGTPTVVVVPSRPTPDNNINIVGAISFAASDDPLAGTDIERIAAGTASQRTGSGKAIQVPVIGLGIALAFNRTNLNVPAAGLKLSRATYCAILNGNVTNWNDSRIRTDNGGAVISANLPLKVVRRSDNSGSTFVLSNHLNTICKTTATPTVPAASVWNKGVGSISTSGTVPPTPPANTVVWPTTFLSASGGGGVANLISTTTGGIGYVDSATRLAKNLPAALLQNKSGAYIGPTTAGIQQALASGTIVKYGTAPANRLIRIDNLADSTAATAYPISTASYVLLYDVYANANIASGLKAHIDWALGNPGTPVTNPTADQIAIARGYAPLPTTIKAVSKTVVDTCVNTATGPSPCTP; encoded by the coding sequence ATGGTTTTATCTCGCCAATCTAAGAAATTGACAAGTTCAATTTCTGTACTTGCCATCACAGTTAGTTTAGTAGCTGCTCAATCTGCTACTCAGAAATCTCTAGCTCAGTTCGCCACCAGCCCTGCCTCAGCTGGAGTAACCCTCATAAATGGAGCCGGTGCAAGTAGTCTAAATACTTTGTTTGTAGGTACAGGCTTTACAACATCTGGAGCGCCAAATCCATGCCCTTTTGGCCCGATAGGCTCATGGTTTAACGTTTTCGGTGTTGCAAATCCTCCATCCCTCAATACCGATAACCCCTCTGGATGTGCTGCTGGAACTTATGGACCAGCCTTCACTAACTACACATTTAGATATGCTTCGGTTGGTAGCGGCGCAGGCGTAGCAGCTTTTTTCACCCCACCAGGCACACCAACAGTTGTTGTTGTTCCATCACGACCAACACCTGACAATAATATTAATATCGTAGGCGCAATTTCTTTTGCAGCTAGTGACGATCCCTTAGCAGGAACAGATATAGAACGAATAGCTGCTGGCACAGCCAGTCAGCGTACTGGAAGTGGAAAAGCTATTCAAGTTCCTGTGATAGGTCTTGGAATCGCCTTAGCTTTCAACCGTACTAATCTTAATGTGCCAGCAGCTGGACTTAAGCTTTCACGAGCTACTTACTGTGCTATTTTAAACGGCAACGTCACCAATTGGAACGATTCCAGAATTAGAACAGATAACGGTGGTGCAGTAATTTCAGCTAATTTACCCCTCAAAGTTGTCCGTCGTAGTGACAATAGTGGTAGTACTTTTGTTTTAAGCAATCATCTCAATACTATATGTAAAACTACTGCGACTCCAACGGTTCCAGCAGCTTCTGTATGGAATAAAGGAGTTGGTTCCATAAGTACTTCAGGCACTGTACCCCCAACACCACCAGCAAATACAGTTGTTTGGCCAACCACTTTCCTATCTGCTTCAGGAGGTGGAGGTGTAGCCAATTTAATCTCAACTACTACTGGTGGAATTGGTTATGTGGATAGTGCTACTCGCTTGGCTAAAAATCTGCCTGCCGCACTCTTACAGAATAAGTCAGGTGCATACATTGGCCCCACAACAGCTGGAATTCAACAGGCTTTGGCAAGTGGAACCATCGTCAAATATGGTACTGCTCCTGCTAACAGGCTAATTAGAATTGATAATTTGGCCGACTCAACCGCTGCAACTGCCTATCCCATTTCCACAGCAAGTTACGTGCTGCTTTATGACGTATATGCAAATGCCAACATAGCATCTGGTCTTAAAGCGCATATCGACTGGGCTTTAGGAAATCCAGGCACACCTGTCACCAACCCCACCGCAGACCAGATAGCTATAGCCCGTGGATATGCTCCTCTTCCCACTACCATTAAAGCTGTCTCTAAAACTGTTGTCGATACTTGCGTAAATACTGCTACTGGTCCTTCTCCTTGCACCCCTTAG
- a CDS encoding choice-of-anchor tandem repeat GloVer-containing protein → MNKNSLCKQPPSKNRVSILAALAVLASPLVLPLQQAQAASLTTIVNFNGANGATPKAGVFQGTDKNLYGTTSTGGSSNNGTAFKLSSPTFTPLITLINFTGTALPNRGTNPIARLFQAKDGNLYGLTFIGGTSNLGTLFKLASPAFTSLTTLVNHNGANGANPAGRLIPDSTGNVLWGTSSAGGANNKGTIFSTPLGGTVVTPIISFTGTNGATPLARLQLVTTNGSYYGTASLGGASNKGVVFKYTPTNPIATRYSFSSFTGANGASPEAGLIVFNGSLYGTTRLGGANNLGAIFSVPIGTATNPIGAPVLVASFNGTNGANPKAALTPGATSGVFYGTTSTGGANNKGVVYRLNVGTTSTITQLVSFNATIGTAGTNTNGATPESTLIPVGTDYYGTASTGGTSGKGTVFKFTP, encoded by the coding sequence ATGAACAAGAATAGTCTGTGCAAACAACCTCCCAGTAAAAATAGGGTATCAATTTTAGCTGCCCTAGCTGTTTTAGCTTCTCCATTGGTACTGCCTTTGCAACAAGCTCAAGCTGCTTCATTAACTACCATTGTAAATTTCAACGGCGCTAACGGAGCTACACCCAAAGCCGGTGTATTTCAAGGTACTGATAAGAATCTTTACGGAACTACTTCTACTGGTGGCTCATCTAACAACGGAACTGCATTCAAGTTGAGTAGTCCCACTTTCACCCCTTTGATCACACTGATAAACTTTACGGGAACCGCTCTACCTAACAGGGGGACTAATCCAATTGCTAGATTATTTCAGGCAAAGGATGGCAATTTATATGGGCTGACTTTTATAGGTGGCACAAGTAACCTTGGCACATTGTTTAAATTGGCATCACCAGCTTTTACAAGCCTGACAACTCTTGTAAATCATAATGGAGCCAATGGAGCTAACCCAGCAGGCCGACTGATTCCAGACAGCACTGGTAATGTTTTGTGGGGGACAAGCTCGGCAGGCGGGGCTAATAACAAAGGAACTATATTCAGTACTCCTCTGGGTGGCACTGTAGTGACCCCTATAATCAGCTTCACAGGTACTAATGGAGCAACCCCATTAGCAAGATTGCAATTGGTCACTACCAATGGAAGCTACTACGGCACTGCCTCTTTAGGTGGAGCAAGTAATAAGGGAGTTGTATTCAAGTACACTCCTACCAATCCTATTGCTACTAGATATAGCTTTTCTAGCTTTACTGGTGCTAATGGGGCAAGCCCAGAAGCTGGATTAATTGTATTTAACGGATCTCTCTACGGCACTACTAGACTAGGTGGAGCAAACAATCTAGGTGCTATATTCAGTGTTCCCATCGGAACAGCTACCAATCCTATTGGTGCGCCTGTTTTAGTTGCCAGCTTTAATGGCACTAATGGAGCTAACCCCAAAGCTGCGCTGACACCAGGGGCAACCAGTGGTGTCTTCTATGGCACAACTTCTACTGGCGGGGCAAATAACAAAGGAGTTGTCTATCGGCTGAATGTTGGAACTACTTCAACGATCACCCAGTTAGTTAGTTTTAATGCCACTATTGGTACAGCGGGTACTAATACTAATGGAGCAACGCCAGAGTCCACGCTAATTCCGGTTGGTACTGATTATTATGGTACTGCCTCTACTGGTGGCACTTCTGGTAAAGGAACTGTGTTTAAATTTACACCTTAA
- a CDS encoding TrbI/VirB10 family protein gives MTRYSIPAETPPQNGFTLTTDDRQPEVESLDWESEMSRLVGFEEASSGNRQESEDSATPQESIAQPQEVQTKQPLSSNPFAKLGLVGAGTLAIVLVGGVFLSQLMGSNSQKPKSIVSPEVRSQPTNESTSQQLAGEVDTLKTKLALTEQAELVKAAQQQLRMAKSRTTVALQEPSVSSRGIQKVIPTPPPAVYIPRPVTVERIVRVPAQPLPSSQVPVIQPNTEPVVNTTPPSPFEEWARLSKLGSYGQVNATDQPNNTPVASEPPNNTPQQTPSPQPQASPSMISQAQPQGQQCLAVGASAKAVLATAIFGETTKSTSGNSGNDTGEQKNVFVIRLQEPLKCKNGSPALPANTEFLTEVRSLSEQGLLQMNVVKVISQNNGNSTEQSLPNNAIIIRGTQGKPLIANKFPGQGSSIASMDTGLFVLGGISKAAELVNRSDSELQPITTQSTVDGNTTSSTTLTTVTKNRRNLAAGVVEGGLNSVVPQIAQRNQQAIAQMSQQTNVWFLPAGTNIEIYVNQPIQL, from the coding sequence ATGACCCGATATTCAATTCCTGCGGAAACTCCTCCCCAAAATGGCTTTACTCTAACTACCGACGATCGCCAACCAGAAGTAGAATCTTTAGATTGGGAATCAGAGATGTCAAGGTTGGTCGGCTTTGAAGAAGCTTCTTCTGGCAATCGCCAAGAATCAGAAGACTCTGCAACACCCCAAGAGTCAATTGCTCAACCACAAGAAGTTCAGACTAAGCAACCACTCTCATCTAATCCCTTTGCAAAATTAGGCTTGGTTGGGGCTGGTACCTTAGCGATCGTTTTGGTCGGTGGTGTGTTTTTGTCCCAGTTGATGGGTAGCAACAGTCAAAAGCCCAAAAGTATTGTCTCTCCAGAAGTGCGATCGCAACCAACCAATGAATCTACCTCACAACAGCTAGCAGGCGAAGTAGATACTCTGAAAACGAAATTAGCCCTCACTGAACAAGCAGAGTTAGTCAAAGCTGCCCAACAACAGCTTAGAATGGCAAAATCAAGGACTACAGTAGCCTTACAAGAACCATCAGTTTCTTCCAGAGGTATACAGAAAGTGATTCCCACACCCCCACCGGCAGTTTACATCCCTCGGCCAGTAACAGTTGAACGTATCGTTAGAGTACCAGCCCAACCTTTACCATCATCCCAAGTACCAGTTATCCAGCCAAACACTGAACCCGTAGTTAATACAACTCCACCAAGCCCATTTGAAGAGTGGGCAAGATTATCAAAGTTAGGTAGCTACGGTCAAGTAAATGCTACCGATCAACCCAATAACACGCCAGTTGCTTCTGAACCTCCAAATAATACGCCGCAACAGACACCAAGCCCACAACCGCAAGCTAGTCCTTCTATGATCAGTCAAGCGCAACCGCAGGGACAGCAATGTTTAGCGGTCGGGGCTAGTGCTAAAGCTGTGTTAGCGACGGCGATATTTGGAGAAACTACTAAGTCAACCTCTGGGAATAGTGGAAATGATACAGGTGAACAGAAAAACGTATTTGTGATCCGATTGCAAGAACCACTAAAATGCAAAAATGGCTCTCCTGCTCTACCTGCGAACACCGAATTTCTCACTGAAGTCCGTTCTCTTTCCGAGCAAGGTCTTTTGCAGATGAACGTAGTTAAAGTTATCTCGCAAAATAATGGCAACTCGACAGAACAAAGCTTACCCAACAATGCAATTATTATTCGTGGTACCCAAGGTAAACCTTTAATCGCAAATAAATTTCCTGGTCAAGGTTCATCTATAGCATCAATGGATACAGGACTATTTGTTTTGGGAGGTATCAGTAAAGCAGCAGAATTAGTAAATCGTAGTGATAGTGAACTCCAACCAATTACCACACAAAGTACCGTTGACGGCAACACCACTAGCAGCACAACTCTTACTACTGTCACCAAGAATAGACGCAACCTTGCAGCTGGAGTTGTAGAAGGGGGTTTAAACTCTGTAGTACCCCAAATTGCCCAACGTAATCAACAAGCGATCGCCCAAATGTCACAACAAACCAATGTCTGGTTTTTACCAGCCGGTACAAATATTGAAATATACGTTAATCAACCAATTCAGCTTTAG